A stretch of Peteryoungia algae DNA encodes these proteins:
- a CDS encoding FAD-binding dehydrogenase: MLEFDVVVIGGGLAGLVAATEATDRGLSVGLIDQEGEQNLGGQAFWSLGGLFLVDSPEQRRMGIRDSLELARQDWFGSAGFDRTEDFWPRQWAEAYLQFAAGEKRSWLRSQGVRWFPVVGWAERGGGHAHGHGNSVPRFHVTWGTGPGVLAPFLRRARAASDQGKLTFLFRHQVDRLVVSNGAVTGVAGVLLAGDATPRGGSSSRNVVGDFEVRAGAVIAASGGIGGNHDLVRKNWPVERLGTPPKKMVAGVPVHVDGRMLAIAQAAGGEIINGDRMWHYTEGLKNWDPIWPNHGIRILPGPSSFWCDADGNRFPPPAMPGFDTLATLQAIRSRGHDYSWFILNKAIIKKEFALSGSEQNPDLTDKNISLLLKRLGKNPPGPVQAFMEKGEDFVVRDNLEDLIAGMNELTGEHRLGIHHVRAQIEARDRQMDNRFSKDAQVVAIRGARNYLGDKLMRTAKPHRLLDPAAGPLIGVRLHILTRKSLGGLHTDLEARVLNRENKPVPGLYAAGEVSGFGGGGMHGYNALEGTFLGGCLFSGLAAGRNAGR, from the coding sequence ATGCTGGAATTCGACGTCGTCGTCATCGGTGGGGGGCTCGCCGGTCTTGTGGCCGCCACGGAGGCGACTGACCGTGGACTGAGCGTTGGCCTGATCGACCAGGAGGGGGAGCAGAACCTCGGCGGGCAAGCCTTCTGGTCGCTCGGTGGGCTCTTTCTGGTCGACAGTCCGGAACAGCGACGCATGGGGATTCGCGACAGTCTCGAGCTGGCACGGCAGGATTGGTTCGGATCGGCAGGGTTCGATCGCACCGAGGATTTCTGGCCGCGGCAATGGGCGGAAGCCTATCTGCAATTCGCCGCCGGAGAAAAACGCAGCTGGCTGAGGAGCCAGGGTGTGAGGTGGTTCCCCGTCGTGGGCTGGGCGGAGCGGGGCGGCGGTCATGCCCACGGACATGGCAATTCCGTGCCGCGTTTCCATGTCACCTGGGGCACCGGACCCGGTGTGCTCGCACCCTTCCTGCGCCGCGCCAGGGCAGCCTCCGACCAGGGCAAGCTTACCTTCCTCTTCCGCCATCAGGTCGATCGACTGGTCGTCTCCAACGGCGCCGTGACCGGAGTGGCAGGCGTGCTGCTGGCCGGCGACGCGACGCCAAGGGGCGGTTCCAGCTCGCGCAATGTCGTCGGCGATTTCGAAGTGCGGGCCGGTGCCGTGATCGCGGCCTCGGGCGGTATCGGCGGCAACCACGATCTGGTCCGCAAGAACTGGCCGGTGGAGCGCCTGGGGACCCCGCCGAAGAAGATGGTGGCAGGCGTGCCTGTCCATGTCGACGGGCGCATGCTCGCCATCGCCCAAGCGGCCGGGGGCGAAATCATCAATGGCGACCGGATGTGGCATTATACGGAGGGCCTGAAGAACTGGGATCCGATCTGGCCGAACCACGGCATCCGCATCCTGCCGGGCCCGTCGTCCTTCTGGTGCGATGCCGATGGCAATCGTTTCCCGCCGCCGGCCATGCCGGGCTTCGATACGCTCGCGACACTCCAAGCGATCCGGTCGCGCGGCCACGACTATTCGTGGTTCATCCTGAACAAGGCGATCATCAAAAAGGAATTCGCCTTGTCGGGCTCCGAACAGAACCCGGACCTGACGGACAAGAACATCTCCCTGCTGCTGAAACGACTGGGCAAGAACCCGCCGGGTCCCGTGCAGGCCTTCATGGAAAAGGGCGAGGATTTCGTCGTTCGCGACAATCTCGAGGATCTGATTGCCGGTATGAACGAACTCACCGGTGAGCATCGCCTCGGCATCCACCATGTCCGCGCCCAGATCGAGGCGCGCGACCGGCAGATGGACAATCGCTTCTCCAAGGATGCGCAGGTTGTGGCCATCAGAGGCGCCCGCAATTATCTCGGCGACAAACTGATGCGCACGGCAAAGCCGCACAGGCTGCTCGATCCGGCGGCCGGGCCGCTGATCGGGGTTCGGCTGCATATCCTCACCCGCAAGAGCTTGGGCGGGCTGCACACCGATCTGGAGGCCCGCGTGCTCAACCGCGAAAACAAGCCGGTGCCGGGGCTTTATGCAGCCGGCGAGGTCTCAGGTTTCGGCGGTGGCGGCATGCATGGCTACAATGCCCTGGAAGGCACTTTCCTTGGAGGCTGCCTGTTTTCCGGCCTTGCGGCGGGGCGAAATGCAGGGCGGTGA
- a CDS encoding inositol monophosphatase family protein produces the protein MARSALLNVMVQSALKAGKSLSRDFGEVQNLQVSVKGPGDFVSQADFRAEKIVREELLKSRPTYGFLGEEGEEIKGTDGAHRWIVDPLDGTTNFLHGIPQFAVSIALERNGEIVAGVIFNPATDELYTTEKGGGAFLNDRRIRVGARKVLSDCVIGCGVPHLGRGQHGKFLVELRHVMGEVSGVRRMGAAALDLAYVAAGRLDGFWEAQLNSWDIAAGILLIKEAGGFVSDMKGGQDMFDNGTVLAGNEYIRKALEEVVNRPVPQG, from the coding sequence ATGGCCCGCTCCGCCCTTCTCAACGTCATGGTCCAGTCGGCACTCAAGGCCGGCAAGTCGCTTTCGCGCGATTTCGGCGAAGTGCAGAACCTGCAGGTTTCGGTCAAGGGCCCTGGCGATTTCGTCTCGCAGGCCGATTTTCGCGCTGAGAAAATCGTGCGCGAAGAGTTGCTGAAGTCCCGTCCGACCTATGGTTTCCTCGGCGAGGAAGGTGAAGAGATCAAGGGCACCGACGGTGCGCATCGCTGGATCGTCGATCCGCTCGACGGCACGACCAACTTCCTGCACGGCATCCCGCAATTCGCCGTGTCCATCGCGCTCGAGCGCAATGGCGAGATCGTCGCCGGCGTCATCTTCAATCCGGCCACCGATGAACTCTACACGACGGAAAAGGGCGGCGGCGCCTTCCTCAACGATCGCCGTATTCGCGTCGGTGCGCGCAAGGTGCTCTCCGATTGCGTCATCGGCTGCGGCGTCCCGCATCTCGGTCGTGGCCAGCACGGCAAATTCCTCGTCGAATTGCGTCATGTCATGGGTGAAGTGTCCGGCGTTCGCCGCATGGGGGCTGCAGCACTCGATCTCGCCTATGTCGCAGCGGGTCGTCTCGACGGATTCTGGGAAGCGCAGCTCAATTCCTGGGACATCGCGGCCGGTATTTTGCTGATCAAGGAAGCCGGCGGCTTCGTCTCTGACATGAAGGGTGGCCAGGACATGTTCGACAACGGAACCGTTCTTGCTGGCAACGAATACATCCGTAAAGCGCTGGAAGAAGTGGTCAATCGTCCGGTGCCGCAGGGCTGA
- a CDS encoding peptidoglycan -binding protein: protein MALGRNRRRDRAVDYWPGFVDALSTLLLAIMFLLTVFVVAQFILSREISGKDEVLNRLNSQIAELTQLLALEKSGKQDLEDALASLQSSLSSSESERTRLQQLLESGAGTADIANEKVGRLTGELDAERQVSARAMSQIELLNQQIAALRAQIAAVEQALQASEAKDEASQARISDLGRRLNVALAQRVQELNRYRSDFFGRLREILSDRENIRIVGDRFVFQSEVLFPVGGADLDTAGQAEMAKLAAAILELAQEIPAEINWVLRVDGHTDASPLTGTGRYRDNWELSSARATSVVKYLISQGVPANRLVAAGFGEFQPIAEGDTPDVLSQNRRIELKLTER, encoded by the coding sequence ATGGCGCTCGGGCGCAACCGCCGCCGTGATCGCGCGGTCGATTACTGGCCTGGCTTCGTCGATGCCCTGTCGACGCTCCTGCTCGCCATCATGTTCCTGCTCACGGTTTTCGTCGTCGCCCAGTTCATCCTGAGCCGCGAAATCTCGGGCAAGGACGAGGTTCTGAACCGGCTGAACAGCCAGATTGCCGAACTCACGCAGCTGCTCGCGCTCGAGAAGAGCGGCAAGCAGGATCTGGAAGATGCACTCGCCTCGCTGCAATCGTCGCTCTCTTCCTCGGAAAGCGAGCGGACGCGACTTCAGCAGTTATTGGAAAGCGGCGCCGGCACCGCCGATATCGCCAATGAAAAAGTAGGACGTCTCACGGGCGAACTCGATGCCGAGCGACAGGTCAGCGCCCGGGCGATGAGCCAGATCGAGCTTCTCAACCAGCAGATCGCAGCCCTCAGGGCGCAGATCGCAGCAGTGGAGCAGGCGCTTCAGGCCTCCGAGGCCAAGGACGAGGCGTCGCAAGCCCGGATCTCCGATCTCGGCCGTCGTCTCAACGTGGCGCTCGCCCAGCGCGTCCAGGAACTCAATCGCTATCGGTCCGACTTCTTCGGCCGTCTGCGCGAGATCCTATCGGATCGCGAGAATATCCGGATCGTCGGCGACCGTTTCGTCTTCCAGTCGGAAGTGTTGTTTCCGGTCGGTGGTGCGGATCTCGACACCGCGGGCCAGGCGGAGATGGCCAAGCTGGCGGCGGCCATTCTGGAGCTGGCGCAGGAAATACCCGCCGAGATCAACTGGGTGCTTCGTGTCGACGGGCACACGGATGCGTCGCCGCTGACAGGGACGGGACGTTACCGGGACAACTGGGAGCTTTCTTCCGCGCGCGCCACGTCGGTGGTCAAGTACCTGATTTCCCAAGGCGTTCCGGCCAATCGACTGGTTGCTGCGGGCTTCGGGGAATTCCAGCCGATTGCCGAGGGCGACACGCCCGACGTCCTTTCCCAGAACCGCCGCATCGAGCTGAAGCTCACCGAGCGTTGA
- a CDS encoding ABC transporter transmembrane domain-containing protein, translating into MTSDAKNTDKKRRSLKPLTSLFPYLRNYRGLVAGALIFLCLAAATTLALPIAIRRMLDHGFQASDSTFINRYFAMMIVMAIVLAIASALRYYYVITIGERVVADLRRDVFAHVTRLSPSFFDVNQSGEIVSRLTADTTQLKSAVGATASLALRNTILCLGAVVMMIATSPKLSIMVLAAIPVIVFPLVGFGRSVRQRSRAAQDTLAEASSYAGEVIGAARTLQAFNAEDAARERYASSVESAYEAARSAIRSRSLLTGVAIALVFGSVVGVLWYGAQSVLAGSMSGGTLGQFLLYSLIAAGSLGTLSEVFGELSQAAGAAERLHELLEEHPAIAAPALPQSLPEPAQGSVTFDDVHFSYPSAKTKSALNGLSFSVAHGETVAIVGPSGAGKSTIFSLILRFYDPATGTIRLDGVDIREADPQAVRARIAIVPQDTTIFATSIHENIAFGSPSASREMVETAADAAQATEFIGRLENGFDTIVGERGVTLSGGQRQRIAIARALLRDAPLLLLDEATSALDAESETLVQMALDGLMRDRTTIVIAHRLATVLKADRILVLDDGRIVEEGTHQSLIQQGGLYAKLARLQFETGGRDFTAAAQ; encoded by the coding sequence GTGACCTCGGACGCCAAAAATACAGACAAGAAACGCCGCTCTCTGAAGCCTCTGACCAGTCTCTTCCCCTATTTGAGGAACTACCGCGGACTGGTTGCCGGGGCCCTGATCTTCCTGTGCCTCGCGGCCGCAACAACGCTTGCCCTGCCGATAGCTATCCGTCGCATGCTCGACCACGGCTTCCAAGCCTCCGACAGCACCTTCATCAACCGATACTTCGCCATGATGATTGTCATGGCCATCGTTCTCGCGATTGCGAGTGCCCTGCGCTACTATTACGTGATCACCATCGGGGAGCGCGTGGTCGCCGACCTTCGCCGTGATGTCTTTGCCCATGTCACCCGGCTGTCGCCCTCCTTCTTCGATGTCAACCAGTCGGGCGAGATCGTTTCGCGCCTGACCGCCGACACAACCCAGCTGAAATCCGCGGTCGGTGCGACCGCATCGCTTGCACTGCGCAATACGATTCTCTGTCTCGGCGCCGTCGTGATGATGATCGCGACGAGCCCCAAACTCTCGATCATGGTGCTTGCCGCGATCCCGGTCATCGTCTTTCCGCTGGTCGGCTTCGGCCGTTCCGTGCGTCAACGCTCGCGCGCCGCCCAGGACACGCTGGCCGAAGCCTCCTCCTATGCGGGCGAGGTCATCGGAGCGGCGCGCACCCTGCAGGCTTTCAACGCCGAAGACGCCGCCCGGGAACGCTACGCCTCATCTGTCGAGAGCGCCTACGAGGCTGCACGCTCGGCGATCCGCTCGCGTTCGCTTCTGACGGGTGTCGCCATCGCCCTCGTCTTCGGCAGCGTCGTCGGGGTCCTCTGGTATGGCGCCCAGAGCGTGCTGGCCGGCTCCATGAGCGGCGGCACGCTCGGCCAGTTCCTGCTCTATTCACTGATCGCCGCAGGTTCTCTTGGCACCCTGTCCGAAGTCTTCGGCGAACTCTCCCAGGCAGCCGGCGCCGCAGAACGTCTGCATGAACTGCTCGAAGAACATCCGGCAATCGCCGCACCTGCCCTGCCCCAGTCGCTACCCGAACCGGCCCAGGGCAGCGTCACCTTCGACGATGTGCATTTTTCATACCCGTCCGCCAAGACCAAGTCCGCGCTCAACGGCCTTTCCTTCTCGGTTGCCCATGGTGAGACGGTCGCGATCGTCGGTCCGTCCGGCGCCGGCAAGAGCACGATCTTCTCGCTGATCCTGCGTTTCTACGACCCCGCCACCGGCACGATCCGCCTCGATGGCGTCGATATCCGCGAGGCCGATCCGCAAGCCGTGCGCGCGCGCATCGCGATAGTCCCGCAGGACACAACGATCTTTGCCACGTCGATTCACGAGAACATAGCCTTCGGCTCGCCCAGTGCGAGCCGCGAGATGGTGGAAACGGCGGCAGACGCTGCCCAGGCCACCGAGTTCATCGGGCGTCTGGAAAATGGCTTCGACACCATCGTCGGCGAACGCGGCGTGACGCTGTCGGGCGGCCAGCGCCAGCGCATTGCGATTGCCCGCGCCCTGCTCCGCGACGCGCCGCTTCTGCTCCTCGACGAAGCGACCTCGGCGCTCGACGCAGAGAGCGAGACGCTCGTTCAAATGGCGCTCGACGGTCTGATGCGCGACCGCACGACAATTGTCATCGCCCATCGGCTGGCAACTGTCCTGAAGGCCGACCGCATTCTCGTGCTCGACGACGGCCGGATCGTCGAGGAAGGCACCCATCAAAGCCTGATCCAGCAGGGTGGGCTTTATGCGAAACTCGCTCGCCTGCAGTTCGAGACCGGCGGTCGCGACTTCACGGCCGCCGCTCAATAG
- a CDS encoding flagellar motor protein MotA encodes MVKVKLEDLEVGETRPGAYGQKLSSPMPFFTTMVIFLIIVCFIAAILYRQAHAAFVTNPGLNGLILGVLAVGIILVFTQVLALRPEVRWFNSFRAAGDNASLVGREPKLLAPMRALIGGRRAMAISTTALRSILDSIGTRLDESRDTSRYLIGLLVFLGLLGTFWGLLGTISSINDVIQNLDPASGDGNDILQSLKSGLTAPLAGMGTAFSSSLLGLSGSLILGFLDLQAGRAQNRFYVELENWLSSVTDVDSERAVVSDASGAIVSEDIQLLVAEIQKLGSREGNERSVAAIAGLAEGIQGLVKNMRNEQQMLRDWIEAQQEDARAMRKTLDRLNDKISGAK; translated from the coding sequence ATGGTGAAAGTGAAGTTGGAGGACCTCGAGGTCGGGGAAACCCGCCCCGGTGCATACGGCCAGAAACTCTCAAGCCCGATGCCCTTCTTCACGACTATGGTGATCTTTCTGATCATCGTGTGTTTCATCGCGGCCATTCTTTATCGTCAGGCGCATGCGGCCTTCGTGACCAATCCGGGGCTGAACGGCCTGATCCTCGGCGTGCTTGCCGTCGGGATCATTCTGGTGTTCACCCAGGTGCTGGCGCTTCGGCCCGAAGTGCGCTGGTTCAATTCTTTCCGTGCCGCTGGCGACAATGCCTCTCTGGTCGGACGCGAACCGAAGCTTCTGGCACCGATGCGGGCCCTGATCGGCGGTCGCCGCGCGATGGCAATATCCACCACCGCCTTGCGCTCCATCCTCGATTCAATCGGCACGCGTCTCGACGAATCGCGTGACACCAGCCGCTACCTCATCGGCCTCCTGGTCTTTCTCGGCCTTCTCGGCACGTTCTGGGGTCTGCTCGGAACGATCAGCTCGATCAATGATGTCATCCAGAATCTCGATCCTGCATCGGGCGATGGCAATGACATCCTGCAATCGCTGAAGTCCGGCCTCACGGCGCCGCTCGCCGGAATGGGGACGGCCTTCTCGTCTTCGCTGCTCGGCCTTTCCGGTTCACTGATCCTCGGCTTCCTCGACCTGCAGGCAGGACGTGCGCAGAACCGGTTCTACGTCGAGCTCGAAAACTGGCTTTCCTCTGTTACCGATGTGGATTCGGAGCGGGCAGTTGTGTCCGACGCCAGTGGTGCCATTGTCAGCGAGGACATCCAGTTGCTCGTCGCGGAGATCCAGAAGCTCGGGAGCCGGGAGGGCAATGAGCGTTCCGTCGCCGCGATCGCCGGCCTTGCCGAAGGCATTCAGGGTCTGGTCAAGAACATGCGCAACGAGCAGCAGATGCTGCGCGACTGGATCGAAGCCCAGCAGGAGGACGCCCGCGCCATGCGCAAGACCCTCGACCGTCTGAACGACAAGATCAGCGGGGCGAAGTAA
- a CDS encoding MgtC/SapB family protein, whose translation MDLIDIFQRFGLAIAIGAAVGVERHWRERDAPEGARIAGIRTFTLIGTTGGLAGLLDAGLTPGSLSGLIVASFLIAIAVVLLRFGLMEARAEGSFSATTVIAGITTFALGALAVTGDMAVASAAGAAVVTVLASREFLHGAIRRLTWIELRSAVILLAMSFVLLPLIPVDLSGPFGGVSPRSLVILVILLASISYAGYVAVRLIGGGRGDLVAGAVGGLVSSTATTLAMARQSELAVDAAGPSSGAMAAGSVSLIRTALVLFALAPALAERLLPGLLVAAGIMLVGAIALVARTGPSRADLPGNPFELSQVIKMALLITVIAFIARAASQIFGDGGLYLVSGLTALADVDAMTVTVAGMLPGLPLDVAITAAGIAVTANMLAKVVYAAAVGSRGFALRLAAISLLAVVSGVAVTFAAGLV comes from the coding sequence ATGGATCTTATCGACATCTTCCAGCGGTTCGGGCTTGCCATCGCGATCGGTGCGGCGGTTGGAGTGGAACGCCACTGGCGTGAGCGCGATGCGCCGGAAGGTGCGCGGATCGCTGGCATTCGCACCTTCACGCTGATCGGCACGACCGGCGGGCTTGCGGGTCTGCTCGATGCCGGCCTCACACCGGGCAGCCTTTCCGGCCTGATCGTGGCGAGCTTCCTGATTGCGATTGCCGTCGTCCTGCTGCGCTTCGGACTGATGGAGGCACGCGCAGAAGGGTCCTTCAGTGCGACCACCGTCATTGCGGGCATCACCACTTTTGCCCTCGGAGCGCTTGCCGTGACGGGTGATATGGCCGTGGCCTCTGCGGCCGGTGCCGCTGTGGTGACGGTACTTGCCAGCCGTGAATTCCTGCATGGCGCGATCAGGCGCCTGACATGGATAGAGCTGCGTTCGGCGGTCATCCTGCTCGCGATGAGCTTTGTTCTGCTGCCGCTCATTCCTGTCGATCTCTCCGGCCCCTTCGGCGGGGTGTCGCCGCGCAGCCTCGTCATTCTCGTCATCTTGCTCGCATCGATCTCCTATGCCGGCTATGTCGCCGTGCGCCTGATCGGTGGCGGACGCGGTGACCTTGTCGCCGGCGCCGTGGGCGGTCTCGTCTCCTCGACCGCTACAACGCTCGCGATGGCGCGCCAGAGCGAGCTGGCGGTCGACGCGGCCGGTCCTTCTTCCGGCGCGATGGCGGCGGGAAGCGTCTCCCTCATCCGGACGGCGCTCGTGCTCTTCGCACTTGCGCCAGCGCTTGCCGAACGGCTGTTGCCCGGCCTCCTTGTCGCTGCAGGAATTATGCTGGTGGGCGCGATTGCGCTCGTCGCGCGGACCGGACCTTCCAGGGCAGATTTGCCCGGAAATCCGTTCGAGCTTTCGCAGGTCATCAAAATGGCACTGCTGATCACCGTGATCGCTTTCATCGCACGCGCGGCGAGCCAGATCTTCGGTGACGGCGGCCTTTACCTCGTCTCCGGCCTGACTGCACTCGCCGATGTCGATGCGATGACCGTCACCGTCGCCGGCATGCTGCCGGGCCTCCCGCTCGATGTTGCAATCACAGCCGCCGGAATAGCCGTCACAGCCAACATGTTGGCCAAGGTCGTCTATGCCGCTGCGGTCGGAAGCCGTGGCTTTGCATTGAGGCTGGCCGCCATATCCCTGCTGGCTGTGGTCTCGGGCGTCGCCGTGACGTTTGCTGCAGGTCTCGTCTGA